The window CCCCTGCATGGCGTCGCGGCTGTCCTTGTCGAAGGCGACAGCCGGTCCCAGCACCCAGACGATATGGCCATGGTCCCGGTCATGTTTCAATATCTCGTAGAGGCTGTCGTAAGAGTGGGAAAATGGGGTCTCTCTGGTGCCGCGCGATCTGAATGTGAACTTGTCTTCGCTCTCTTTTTTCTCGCTGAAGCACTTGTCGTGGACATAGATGCCTTCTTCGCCATTTTCGGTTCTGCCTGTGACAACCATATCTCCATGCTGCAGGCGTCTTGCCTCAACTACCTCGAACTCCCCATCTTTGAAGACCAGTACCGCATCCATCCGCCCTTCAGGAGCAAGTTTCCACTCACCGCTCTCAATTTTGATATATTCCGGAAAATTGGATGTGGCATGGTAGTTGGCTGGAGCGATGCCGCTTGCGGGTGCTGGTCGCATCTGGGCTGCAGGTGCATCCATGAAATGCGATTGGCTGAAATCGGGGGTGTTGTAGAAGAGAGTAAGTGCCATTGATCACCTCGTGAGCTGAAAGTGCAGTGAGCGACGTCCTGTGGACGTCTGGGTTCAATACCATGAGTATACTCGTAAATATAGAAAAATACATGGTTAAAGACAGGTCGGCCCGGGGCTGTAACGTTCTGTTCCGGCCCTGCAATTGGCGGCGCTGCTTCCCTCATTTTCCCTGGTATTCGCCCGTGGTGCAAGTCGGCGGCTCCCCAGTCGACAAAATATTTCAAAAGACCACCCCACCATTTAGCCACCCTGCTTGACCAGTAGAAATAAGATGACATATAGTTATGTGATGACACAATTTTTCCGGTGGATTGTTTATATATCTGTAGGCTTAAGTGTGCGGGGGCTTCGTGTATGAATCGATCCGCGTATCTGACCACTGGCCTTGCCATTAAAGCACTCTCCAACCTGACCAAGGCTGATGTTGCCCTGCACGATATCGAGCATATTCCCGATGCGCCGACTATCTTCGTGATTAATCATTTCACCCGGCTTGAGACCGTTCTGCTCCCATATCATATTTATAAGCTCACCAATCTTCCTGTATGGTCTCTCGCTCACTCCGGTTTGTTTCAAGGTGGCCTTCGCACCTTCCTTGATATGGTGGGCGCCGTTTCCACCGACGATCCCAAGCGCGACGAGTTGATCGTTCGCAGCCTCCTTACCGGAGAAGCACATTGGATAATTTTCCCCGAAGGCAGCATGCTCAAGACCAAGCAGATAACCCACGGCGGCAAGTACATGCTCACCTCGGCCACAGGAGTGCGTAAGCCGCATACCGGAGCTGCCGCCCTGGCTCTTCGCAGTGAACTGTTCCGGCAGTTTCTCTGGCAGAAAGCAGAGGATAAAGAAGATGACTCAATGGAGTTGCTGAATTTTTTCAACCTTGAGTCGATTCATCAGGTACGTAAGGCAACCACCCATATTGTACCGGTGAATGTCACCTATTACCCGATACGGGCCAGGGAGAACCTTCTCTCAAGTCTGGCCTCCAAGATGGTGCGTGATATTTCGGAACGGACGGTAGAAGAGATCATGACCGAAGGCACTATGCTGCTGTCCGGTGTGGATATCGATGTGCGCTTCGGCAAGGCGATCGCTATTTCTGAATATCTTGGTAATGGCAGGATCAAACGCGAGCTCGCAAAAGAAAAAATCGACGGGTTCCTGCTTTCACCTGAGCTGAAGAGTCGAATGCGTGAACTTTCAGAAAAGATCATGCAGCGATATATGGGGGATATTTATTCACTGACGACGGTGAATCACGAGCATCTTTTCGCTTCAGTCCTGAGGCGTTATCCCCAGGCAAAAATTACGGAACTTGAGCTGAGGCAGCGGGTTTTCCTGATGGCCAACCGGGTAGGTGAGATGAAGAACTGCGAAAAATGTCTGCACAGTACTTTGCAGGGCAGCCAGTCTCACCTGTTGACTGATGACAGGTACTCAAGTTACGAAAATTTTCTGAAGCTGGCCGTAGATAAAGGGGTTCTGGTCCGTGATGGGGATATGCTGTACCAGGACAGAACCCGCCTAACCACCCCGATCAGTTTTCACCGTGGCCGGATAGACAACCCCATAGAGGTGATGGCCAACGAACTGGAGCCGCTTGAGTGGTTGAGCGGGCCTCTCAATTATCATGCTCTGCAGCCGGCATCGATGCTCCGCTTCAACATCGCCCGCTACCTCCTGGCCCGTGATCGCCGGAGGTTTGAGGAGGATTACCATGCGTACGGGTACGGGGATGACCTGGAGCGCAAGAGTTTCGGTAAGCCGTTTCTGCTGCCAAGTTGGCGCGGCTGGCGGCGTAAGCTCGGAGTAGTGTTGATTCACAGCTATATGTCGTCACCGGAAGAGATGCGAAGTCTTGGCAATCACCTCCGGCGAGAAGGTCTGTGGGTATATGTTGTGCGGCTACCCGGCCATGGAACCTCGTCCCGTGATCTGGCGATACGCTCCTGCGATGAGTGGACAGAGGCAGTAGAGGACGCCTATGTACTGATGAGCACGATCTGTGAAAAAGTGGTCTTTTGCGGCATCTCACTTGGTGCGGGGCTGGCCCTTGATGTCGCAGGCAGGGCGCCGGCGGCAGCCGGTGTGGTGGCAATCTGCCCACCCTTGAAGCTCAGTGATTATTCCACCAATTTCATGCCCGCGATCGACGTATGGAACAGAATGGTCACCAGGGTCCGAGGCACCAGTACCGATCCCTATTTTGAATTTGTGGCCGATAATCCGCATATCGCGTACCGACGTAACCCTTTTACGGGAATACGGGAAGTGGGCAGGTTCCTGGTCAAGATGGAAGATATCCTGCGGGCGGTGCGGGTGCCTTCATTCGTTCTTCATACAGAGCAGGACCCGGTGGTCAGCAAGAAGGCGGGCAGAAACGTCTATAAAAAGTTGCGGGTTGAAAATAAGCAGTTCACTGTCTTTAACCTGAAACGCCATATTATCATCAACGGTGAAGGGGCGGATCTGGTGCACCGGAATATTAGTGATTTTATAAATCAGCTCAGTCGGCCTCAGTCCCCGTAGATCGTATCGATTTCATCCTGCAGGTGGTTCATGATGCTTTTGCGTTTCAACTTCATGGTGGGAGTTAACAGCCCGCTCTGCACTGTCCATGGCTCAAGCGAGAGAACCGCATGTTTGATAAAGGTGGGGCCCGGCAGTCCATGGAGCAATTTCTCAACCCGCGAAAGGATAACCTTCTGCACAATCTCCTGATTCAAGGCCGAGGCGTCGTGGGCAACTCCAATCTCTTTAGCGAGTATTTCCCACCGATCCCTGGCGAGGACAGCCAGGAGCACCAGATAGGGTTTGCCTTCACCGATAATCATTGTCTGTTCAAAAAGCGGATCAAGGGAGATTGCCTGTTCGACATCGCCGGGTGAGACCTTCAGGCCATTGCTGAGCACGATGATATCCTTCAATCGCCCGGTGATATAGATATGTTCATCAATGATTTTCACCTTGTCACCGGTGTGAATCCAGCCCTCAGTGTCAATAGTCTCTGCGGTAGCTTCCGGTCTGTTCCAGTAACCGAGCATAACAGATGGTCCGCGGGCCAGCAGTTCATCGTGTTCTCCGATTTTCACCTCGAAGCCGGGGATTGGGCGGCCGACGCTGGCGGGAATGTTATGGGCGGGTGTGTTGACGCTGATAACCGGGCTGGTTTCGGTTAAGCCGTACCCTTGATAGATGGGCAGGCCGAGACCGATAAACACCTTGGCGATATCGGCTGAAAGAGGCGCACCGCCACTTATGATGACCCTGAGCCTGCCACCGAGCCTGGTGCGCACCTTTTTTGCTACCAATAGGTCGGTCAGCGGTTGCAGTAACTGGCCCGGACACCACTTGGCCCGGTTCTGGCTGATTTCGAATTTATGCCAGCCGAGACGTACCGCAGTCTCAAAAAGCTTCCTGATTACAGGTGGTTTTGCCTCCAAGTCATGCTGTATTTTGCTGTAGATCTTTTCGAATATCCGGGGCACGGATACCAGCACGGTGGGTTTTATGTGGCGTATATCTTCGGCAAGATCTGGGATAGAGCGGGCAAATGCCACGCTGGAACCAGACATCATCGGCATATAATAGCCGGCGCATCTTTCCAGCATATGGGAGAGAGGTAGAAAGGAGAGAAAG of the Desulfosediminicola ganghwensis genome contains:
- a CDS encoding alpha/beta fold hydrolase, with amino-acid sequence MNRSAYLTTGLAIKALSNLTKADVALHDIEHIPDAPTIFVINHFTRLETVLLPYHIYKLTNLPVWSLAHSGLFQGGLRTFLDMVGAVSTDDPKRDELIVRSLLTGEAHWIIFPEGSMLKTKQITHGGKYMLTSATGVRKPHTGAAALALRSELFRQFLWQKAEDKEDDSMELLNFFNLESIHQVRKATTHIVPVNVTYYPIRARENLLSSLASKMVRDISERTVEEIMTEGTMLLSGVDIDVRFGKAIAISEYLGNGRIKRELAKEKIDGFLLSPELKSRMRELSEKIMQRYMGDIYSLTTVNHEHLFASVLRRYPQAKITELELRQRVFLMANRVGEMKNCEKCLHSTLQGSQSHLLTDDRYSSYENFLKLAVDKGVLVRDGDMLYQDRTRLTTPISFHRGRIDNPIEVMANELEPLEWLSGPLNYHALQPASMLRFNIARYLLARDRRRFEEDYHAYGYGDDLERKSFGKPFLLPSWRGWRRKLGVVLIHSYMSSPEEMRSLGNHLRREGLWVYVVRLPGHGTSSRDLAIRSCDEWTEAVEDAYVLMSTICEKVVFCGISLGAGLALDVAGRAPAAAGVVAICPPLKLSDYSTNFMPAIDVWNRMVTRVRGTSTDPYFEFVADNPHIAYRRNPFTGIREVGRFLVKMEDILRAVRVPSFVLHTEQDPVVSKKAGRNVYKKLRVENKQFTVFNLKRHIIINGEGADLVHRNISDFINQLSRPQSP
- a CDS encoding AMP-dependent synthetase/ligase; translated protein: MTHTDLISPREAPTLYDLFKERVQRTPHGKAYRYCNTISGQWHTLKWQEAYQHVTQWRAALAGEQLAPGERIALMLPNCPEWVYFDIAAQSLGLIVVPLYVNDRPENIGYIMKDTGARLFLCPGSTCWDHLSPVFNQIESLKRIITIDFCHQVKDDPRIACISDWLPEKAEDIPELSVSPEDTATIVYTSGTTGRPKGVMLSHNNIINNAYTGLQCIDCYPSDIFLSFLPLSHMLERCAGYYMPMMSGSSVAFARSIPDLAEDIRHIKPTVLVSVPRIFEKIYSKIQHDLEAKPPVIRKLFETAVRLGWHKFEISQNRAKWCPGQLLQPLTDLLVAKKVRTRLGGRLRVIISGGAPLSADIAKVFIGLGLPIYQGYGLTETSPVISVNTPAHNIPASVGRPIPGFEVKIGEHDELLARGPSVMLGYWNRPEATAETIDTEGWIHTGDKVKIIDEHIYITGRLKDIIVLSNGLKVSPGDVEQAISLDPLFEQTMIIGEGKPYLVLLAVLARDRWEILAKEIGVAHDASALNQEIVQKVILSRVEKLLHGLPGPTFIKHAVLSLEPWTVQSGLLTPTMKLKRKSIMNHLQDEIDTIYGD